One genomic window of Bacillus mycoides includes the following:
- a CDS encoding GNAT family N-acetyltransferase, producing MNIHTGEIQLVPYKEQYKEIIQSFTLPSEQVQFTANPGELLEKAKNDRTKNVVVILDYNGVPVGVFILQTGGRVQEFTENKDAILLTSFSVNHNKQKKGYAKKSLALLQDFVKYYYPIKNEVILAVNEKNIPAQQLYEKVGFQDRGFRRMGPIGQQFILHLPITR from the coding sequence ATGAACATACATACAGGGGAAATACAATTAGTTCCATATAAGGAGCAGTATAAAGAGATAATACAATCATTTACTTTACCAAGTGAACAAGTTCAATTTACGGCGAATCCAGGTGAATTACTGGAGAAAGCGAAAAATGATCGAACGAAAAATGTAGTTGTTATTTTAGACTATAACGGAGTACCTGTCGGTGTATTTATATTACAAACAGGTGGCAGAGTACAGGAGTTTACAGAAAATAAGGATGCTATACTTTTAACTTCTTTTTCTGTTAATCATAATAAACAAAAGAAAGGATATGCTAAAAAATCATTGGCGTTATTACAAGACTTTGTAAAATATTATTATCCAATAAAAAACGAAGTGATTCTTGCTGTAAATGAAAAAAATATTCCGGCACAACAGTTATATGAGAAAGTTGGATTTCAAGATAGAGGATTTAGAAGAATGGGACCAATTGGACAACAATTCATATTACATTTACCTATAACGAGATAA
- a CDS encoding YhcN/YlaJ family sporulation lipoprotein: MKIIIYMLMLCFVITGCSIGKKDNPNEKPEQKNVSMKNVTYTNKSNKPNEKAADHLASLAASIPGVNDATAVVVGKYAVVGIDVKAKLDRTRVESIKYSVAESLKNDPNGANAVVVADVDTYERLKQIGKQIKNGKTGEGILDELAAIVGRVMPQVPNDMIENRETNPIKDNDKQLPKDEEQELRKEQNDQSNNHLKK, from the coding sequence ATGAAAATCATTATATATATGTTAATGCTTTGTTTCGTTATTACTGGATGTAGCATTGGAAAAAAAGACAATCCTAATGAAAAGCCAGAACAAAAAAATGTCTCGATGAAAAATGTTACGTATACAAATAAATCAAATAAGCCAAATGAAAAAGCAGCTGATCATCTGGCATCTTTAGCTGCAAGTATACCTGGTGTAAACGATGCGACAGCAGTAGTAGTTGGGAAATATGCTGTTGTAGGTATTGATGTAAAAGCGAAACTTGATCGAACTCGCGTTGAGTCAATTAAGTATTCTGTTGCAGAAAGTTTGAAGAATGACCCAAATGGTGCGAATGCAGTCGTTGTAGCAGATGTTGATACGTATGAAAGACTAAAACAAATAGGTAAGCAAATTAAGAATGGTAAAACTGGTGAAGGCATACTTGATGAATTAGCAGCAATTGTTGGCCGTGTAATGCCGCAAGTTCCAAATGATATGATTGAAAATAGAGAAACAAACCCGATTAAAGATAATGATAAACAATTACCAAAAGATGAAGAACAAGAACTTCGAAAAGAACAAAATGATCAGTCCAATAATCATTTGAAAAAATAG
- the ypeB gene encoding germination protein YpeB, whose translation MLRGIIIVLLTVGVVGTGYWGYKEHQEKNAVLIRAENSYQRAFHDLAYEVDLLHDKIGTTLAMNSRTSLSPALADVWRLTSEARSDVGQLPLTLMPFNKTEEFLANIGDFSYRAAIRDLEKEPLNEQEYKTLQTLYSNAGNIQDELRKVQHLVLKNNLRWMDVEMALASNRDPADNTIIDGLKTVEKNVTSYSSTNFGPTFTSAQKNKKGGFEAEGKAISEDEAGKIAKSFLNLKGNEKVDVEKSGKGAKESFYSVKIKDPATNNEFYMDITGKGGYPIWVMNNREIKEQKISLNDAGSKGLTFLKDHKFTNMELFDSSQYDNIGVFTYVVNENGVRIYPEAIQMKIALDDGSIVGFSAKEYLASHQKRTIPSAKLTAAEARKKINPDVKVMEERKAVVVNDLHNEVLCYEFVGTLGKDTYQIFINANSGAEEKVKKMQAVEKIYD comes from the coding sequence ATGTTAAGAGGTATTATCATTGTGTTATTAACAGTCGGTGTAGTTGGAACAGGATATTGGGGCTATAAAGAACACCAAGAGAAAAATGCGGTTTTAATTCGAGCGGAAAATAGTTATCAACGAGCATTCCATGATTTAGCATACGAGGTTGATTTGTTACACGATAAAATTGGCACAACGCTTGCCATGAATTCACGCACATCTTTATCACCTGCATTAGCAGATGTTTGGCGTTTAACATCTGAAGCTCGTTCTGATGTAGGTCAACTACCATTAACATTAATGCCGTTTAATAAAACGGAAGAATTTTTAGCAAATATCGGTGATTTTAGCTATCGTGCAGCAATTCGTGATTTAGAAAAAGAACCATTAAATGAGCAAGAATATAAAACATTGCAAACGTTATATTCAAATGCAGGAAATATACAAGATGAACTAAGAAAAGTGCAACACCTTGTGTTGAAAAACAACTTACGCTGGATGGACGTTGAAATGGCACTTGCATCAAACCGAGATCCAGCAGATAACACAATTATTGATGGATTAAAAACAGTTGAAAAGAATGTAACGTCGTACTCGTCTACTAATTTCGGACCTACTTTTACAAGTGCACAAAAGAACAAAAAAGGTGGGTTTGAAGCAGAAGGAAAAGCGATTTCAGAAGATGAGGCAGGAAAAATTGCAAAATCATTTTTGAATTTAAAAGGAAATGAAAAAGTAGATGTTGAGAAAAGTGGAAAAGGTGCAAAAGAATCTTTCTACAGTGTGAAAATTAAAGACCCAGCAACAAATAATGAATTTTATATGGATATTACGGGAAAAGGTGGATATCCAATTTGGGTAATGAATAACCGAGAAATTAAAGAGCAAAAAATTAGTTTAAATGATGCAGGAAGTAAAGGATTAACATTTTTAAAGGATCATAAGTTTACAAATATGGAGCTATTTGATAGTTCTCAATATGATAATATCGGTGTGTTTACGTACGTTGTAAATGAAAATGGAGTGCGTATTTATCCAGAAGCAATTCAAATGAAAATTGCTTTAGATGACGGATCGATTGTTGGTTTTTCGGCAAAGGAATATTTAGCATCGCATCAAAAACGAACAATTCCGAGTGCGAAGCTAACTGCTGCTGAGGCGAGAAAGAAAATTAATCCCGATGTAAAAGTTATGGAAGAACGTAAAGCTGTAGTAGTAAATGACTTGCATAATGAAGTACTTTGCTATGAGTTTGTTGGTACTTTAGGGAAAGATACGTATCAAATTTTCATTAACGCAAATAGCGGGGCAGAAGAAAAAGTGAAGAAGATGCAAGCTGTTGAAAAAATTTATGATTAA
- the sleB gene encoding spore cortex-lytic enzyme produces MIQKGFLKIAVLLTFIGLSLMVSSIQTKNVEAFSNQVIQRGASGEDVIELQSRLKHNGFYTGKVDGVFGWGTYWALRNFQQKFGLPVDGLAGAKTKQMLVKATKYDKSTANKGTTTNKGNSGGTAQENKPPQSKGTNVPNGYSQNDIQLMANAVYGESRGEPYLGQVAVASVILNRVTSASFPNTVSGVIFEPRAFTAVADGQIYLTPNETAKKAVLDAINGWDPTGNALYYFNPDTATSKWIWSRPQIKKIGKHIFCK; encoded by the coding sequence ATGATTCAAAAAGGTTTTTTGAAGATAGCGGTTTTACTTACCTTTATTGGCTTATCTTTAATGGTAAGTAGTATACAAACCAAAAATGTAGAAGCCTTTTCTAATCAAGTAATCCAAAGGGGAGCATCTGGAGAAGATGTCATTGAATTACAATCTCGTTTGAAACATAACGGATTTTACACAGGAAAAGTAGATGGTGTTTTCGGATGGGGTACATATTGGGCGCTTCGAAACTTTCAGCAAAAATTTGGATTGCCGGTTGATGGTTTAGCGGGTGCTAAAACGAAGCAAATGCTTGTAAAAGCGACGAAGTATGATAAGTCGACCGCTAATAAAGGTACTACAACTAATAAAGGGAATAGCGGTGGTACTGCACAAGAAAATAAACCACCACAAAGTAAAGGGACAAATGTTCCAAACGGTTATTCTCAAAATGACATTCAGTTAATGGCAAACGCTGTATACGGAGAGTCACGTGGCGAGCCATATTTAGGACAGGTTGCAGTGGCTTCGGTTATTTTAAATCGTGTTACAAGTGCATCGTTTCCAAATACCGTTTCAGGTGTAATCTTTGAACCGAGAGCCTTTACAGCAGTAGCAGACGGACAAATATATTTAACGCCAAATGAAACAGCGAAAAAAGCTGTATTAGATGCGATCAATGGATGGGATCCAACCGGGAATGCATTATATTATTTCAATCCAGATACCGCGACAAGTAAATGGATTTGGAGTCGTCCACAAATTAAAAAAATCGGTAAACATATTTTCTGTAAATAG
- a CDS encoding DUF3889 domain-containing protein, which yields MKYFFTRIAFAIFLLTACSNIYTDPSIVHAQPPYAKWGKLAVEKTKEQYPKAEIIDYLHIGRKPKTVQITVEKFKLWLREGGKEYGVFVDVEFDTKTEKFLKMSFQKTNR from the coding sequence ATGAAGTATTTCTTCACACGTATAGCATTCGCAATTTTTTTACTAACAGCATGTTCAAATATATATACTGATCCGTCTATCGTTCACGCACAGCCGCCCTATGCAAAATGGGGTAAACTAGCCGTTGAAAAAACGAAAGAACAATATCCGAAAGCTGAGATTATCGATTACCTTCATATAGGTAGAAAACCAAAAACTGTTCAAATAACAGTTGAAAAGTTTAAATTATGGCTACGTGAGGGTGGAAAAGAGTATGGTGTTTTTGTGGATGTAGAGTTTGATACGAAAACAGAGAAATTTTTAAAGATGTCCTTTCAGAAGACAAATCGGTAA
- a CDS encoding Pr6Pr family membrane protein yields the protein MRSAKMIAVYRLLLSLLAFSALITQFVKRAQVKPFNPVNFFSFFTIESNILVAVILLLSSLGTATFGRSEQFGVLRGAATVYILTTGLIYFLLLRGLEESLQTAIPWVNTVLHYIMPLAMILDWVINPPTKTITWKQATSWLIFPLLYVIYSLIRGSFVNWYPYPFLDPRIGGYGRVFLYSIGISVVIGAICGLVKMLGNRSLHLKNNPPY from the coding sequence ATGAGAAGTGCAAAAATGATAGCGGTTTATAGACTGTTATTAAGTCTTCTAGCGTTTAGCGCACTTATTACACAATTTGTTAAAAGGGCACAAGTGAAACCGTTCAATCCAGTTAATTTTTTTAGTTTCTTTACAATCGAAAGTAATATTTTAGTGGCGGTAATTCTACTATTAAGTAGCTTGGGGACAGCCACATTCGGACGTTCCGAGCAGTTTGGAGTTCTTCGCGGCGCAGCTACAGTATACATACTGACAACAGGACTTATTTATTTTTTGTTATTAAGGGGATTAGAAGAGTCACTTCAAACAGCGATACCGTGGGTAAATACTGTGCTTCATTACATCATGCCATTAGCGATGATTTTAGATTGGGTTATAAATCCACCTACGAAGACAATCACGTGGAAACAAGCAACTAGTTGGCTAATTTTCCCGCTTTTATATGTTATTTATAGCTTAATACGTGGTTCATTCGTGAATTGGTATCCATATCCGTTTTTAGATCCCAGAATAGGTGGATATGGGAGAGTATTTTTATATAGTATAGGGATATCCGTTGTTATTGGAGCTATTTGCGGATTAGTAAAAATGTTAGGGAATCGATCTTTGCATTTAAAAAATAATCCTCCTTATTAA
- a CDS encoding serine hydrolase domain-containing protein: MNFEQLQNKFEKKKVNTFLVYQKGELTTEYYKTIDCANDLFKINSITKSIVSILIGIAIDKGFINNIHTQITTWIPNVPENKRELTLYHLLTMTTGEDWQEFGNGVVFPNDFVESDNWVQYILEKPLIEEMGTKMNYNSGSSHLLSYIIQEATGMSTEQFAKKYLFEPLNITEYEWQQDPQGIYVGGFGMKMKSIDLLKLGKLCLNNGYWKGNEIVSSKWLEESNTALFETYEHVGAYGYHWWVLHNKRFHIPYCMYFAMGYGGQYIIIIPQLELVAVISSHMPKRGLVPLKLFIEHIIENSNHK, from the coding sequence TTGAACTTTGAGCAATTACAAAATAAATTTGAAAAGAAAAAAGTTAATACATTTCTTGTTTATCAAAAAGGGGAATTAACGACTGAGTACTATAAAACGATAGACTGTGCAAATGACTTATTTAAAATTAATTCGATTACAAAAAGTATCGTATCTATATTAATTGGTATCGCAATTGATAAAGGATTTATAAATAATATACATACACAAATCACAACGTGGATTCCAAATGTACCGGAGAATAAGAGGGAATTAACGCTGTATCATTTATTAACGATGACAACAGGAGAAGATTGGCAAGAGTTCGGAAATGGTGTTGTTTTCCCAAATGATTTTGTGGAATCAGACAATTGGGTGCAATATATTTTAGAAAAGCCGCTCATTGAAGAAATGGGTACGAAAATGAATTATAATTCAGGCTCTTCTCATTTACTTAGTTACATTATTCAAGAAGCAACTGGAATGTCGACGGAGCAATTCGCGAAAAAGTATTTATTTGAGCCGTTAAACATTACGGAGTATGAGTGGCAACAAGACCCGCAAGGTATATATGTTGGCGGATTCGGTATGAAAATGAAATCTATAGACTTATTAAAGTTAGGGAAATTATGTTTGAACAATGGATATTGGAAGGGGAATGAAATTGTATCATCGAAATGGTTAGAAGAATCAAATACAGCTCTATTTGAAACGTATGAACATGTCGGGGCATATGGATATCACTGGTGGGTATTACATAACAAAAGATTTCACATACCGTATTGTATGTATTTTGCTATGGGATACGGAGGGCAATACATTATTATCATTCCGCAGTTAGAGCTCGTAGCGGTTATTAGTAGTCACATGCCGAAACGTGGCCTCGTACCATTAAAGTTATTTATAGAGCATATAATAGAGAATTCCAATCATAAATAA
- the kynA gene encoding tryptophan 2,3-dioxygenase, giving the protein MKENEKVIMEKGIHTDFKENMTYGEYLQLDSLLSSQQRLSDHHDEMLFIVIHQASELWMKLILHELNAAIESIKQDKLPPAFKMLARVSKIQSQIIQSWDILATLTPSEYIEFRDSLGQASGFQSYQYRMIEYALGYKTPHALKIYEKDPELHARLHKALHAPSLYDVAIQALVKEGFPIHEDVLNRDITQAYEEDATVEAAWIEVYADVQKYWDLYQLAEKLIDIEDWLQQWRFRHMKTVERIIGHKMGTGGSSGVSYLKRVLDQCFFPELWNVRTKL; this is encoded by the coding sequence ATGAAAGAAAACGAAAAGGTAATTATGGAAAAAGGGATTCACACTGATTTTAAGGAAAATATGACTTACGGAGAGTATTTACAGCTAGATAGCTTATTATCTAGTCAACAAAGATTATCAGATCATCATGATGAAATGTTATTTATCGTTATTCACCAAGCGAGTGAGCTTTGGATGAAACTAATTTTACATGAACTGAATGCAGCAATTGAATCTATTAAACAAGATAAATTACCACCAGCTTTTAAAATGTTAGCACGTGTATCAAAAATTCAGTCGCAAATTATTCAATCTTGGGATATTCTTGCGACATTAACGCCATCAGAATATATTGAGTTCCGTGATTCACTTGGTCAGGCTTCCGGTTTTCAATCGTATCAATATCGAATGATTGAGTATGCACTTGGTTATAAAACACCACATGCATTAAAGATTTATGAAAAGGACCCAGAATTACATGCTCGTCTTCATAAAGCACTTCATGCACCAAGTTTGTATGATGTGGCGATACAAGCGCTTGTTAAAGAAGGATTCCCAATTCATGAAGATGTGTTAAACCGTGATATTACGCAGGCTTACGAAGAGGATGCAACTGTAGAAGCGGCTTGGATAGAAGTATATGCGGACGTGCAGAAATATTGGGATTTATATCAGCTTGCAGAGAAATTAATCGATATTGAAGACTGGCTACAACAATGGCGTTTCCGTCATATGAAAACGGTAGAACGAATTATTGGTCATAAAATGGGAACAGGTGGCTCTTCTGGCGTATCTTATTTAAAGCGAGTGCTTGATCAATGCTTCTTCCCAGAGCTTTGGAATGTTCGAACGAAATTATAA
- the kynB gene encoding arylformamidase, protein MKTSQWIDISQPLNNDIATWPGDTPFSYEVSWSKEDSGSVNVGKLTMSIHTGTHIDAPFHFDNDGKKVLDLDIHVYVGAARVIDVSGLESIGKKELERFKLEGVERLLLRTSSHGKAQEFPEKIPYLRADIADFLSSKGIRLIGVDVPSVDPLDDKELAAHHQLFKHGIHILENVVLDHVADGDYELIALPLALTDADGSPVRAVIRPI, encoded by the coding sequence ATGAAAACATCGCAGTGGATTGATATTTCACAACCGCTAAATAATGATATCGCGACGTGGCCAGGGGATACACCGTTCTCGTATGAAGTTTCATGGTCAAAAGAAGACAGTGGTTCAGTAAATGTCGGAAAGTTAACGATGAGTATCCACACAGGTACTCATATTGATGCACCATTTCATTTCGATAATGACGGTAAGAAGGTGTTAGATTTAGATATACACGTATATGTAGGCGCAGCACGAGTTATCGATGTGTCAGGGCTGGAGAGTATCGGTAAAAAGGAATTAGAACGTTTTAAATTAGAAGGTGTAGAGCGATTATTATTACGTACATCTTCACATGGTAAAGCGCAAGAATTCCCAGAAAAAATCCCGTATTTACGTGCTGATATTGCAGATTTTCTATCAAGTAAGGGCATTCGTTTAATTGGGGTAGATGTACCCTCTGTTGATCCTTTAGATGATAAAGAACTAGCAGCACATCATCAATTATTTAAACACGGAATTCACATTTTAGAAAATGTCGTACTCGATCACGTAGCAGACGGCGATTACGAACTTATTGCCTTACCACTTGCATTAACAGATGCAGATGGGAGCCCAGTTCGCGCTGTTATTAGACCAATATAA
- the kynU gene encoding kynureninase, giving the protein MYKEPFQPTYEYALECDKHDELKDFQTEFYKKEGTIYLDGNSLGLLSKRAEKSLLTLLDSWKEFGINGWTEGEHPWFFLSEKLGELTAPLIGALPEETIVTGSTTANIHQVIATFYEPKGIRTKILADELTFPSDIYALQSQIRLKGLDPDEHLVRVKSRDGRTLSEDDIIQAMTDDIALILLPSVLYRSGQILDMKRLTAEAHKRGIHIGFDLCHSIGSIPHHFNEWDVDFAVWCNYKYLNAGPGGVAGLYVNKKHLDRLPGLSGWFSSRKDKQFDMEHSLTAADHAGAYQIGTPHVLSIAPLIGSLEIFKDARIERLREKSLHITRYMLDLIQLELNDMGFTIGNPLEDEKRGGHIYLEHAEAARICKALKANGVIPDFRAPNGVRLAPVALYNTYEEVWNSVQTLKKIMKNEEYKNFENKREVVA; this is encoded by the coding sequence ATGTATAAAGAACCATTTCAACCAACTTATGAGTATGCGCTTGAATGTGATAAACATGATGAACTGAAAGATTTTCAAACTGAATTTTATAAAAAAGAAGGAACAATATATTTAGATGGTAACTCTTTAGGTTTGCTTTCAAAAAGAGCAGAGAAATCGTTACTTACTTTGCTAGATTCATGGAAAGAGTTTGGAATTAATGGATGGACTGAAGGTGAGCATCCGTGGTTTTTCCTTTCGGAGAAATTAGGTGAATTGACAGCACCTCTTATTGGAGCTTTGCCGGAAGAAACAATTGTAACCGGTTCCACGACTGCGAATATACATCAAGTTATTGCGACGTTTTATGAGCCGAAAGGAATACGTACAAAAATTCTTGCGGATGAATTAACATTTCCGTCAGATATTTATGCGCTTCAAAGTCAAATTCGTTTAAAAGGCTTAGATCCAGATGAGCATTTAGTACGAGTGAAAAGTCGAGATGGAAGAACACTTTCTGAAGATGATATTATTCAGGCAATGACAGATGATATCGCTTTAATTTTATTGCCTTCTGTACTATATAGAAGCGGACAAATTCTCGATATGAAGCGATTAACAGCTGAAGCTCATAAACGTGGTATTCATATCGGTTTTGACTTATGTCATTCAATCGGTTCTATTCCGCATCATTTTAACGAATGGGATGTAGATTTCGCTGTATGGTGTAATTATAAATATTTAAATGCAGGTCCTGGTGGTGTTGCAGGTTTATATGTGAATAAAAAACATTTAGATAGACTTCCAGGATTATCTGGTTGGTTTAGCTCTAGAAAGGATAAGCAGTTTGATATGGAACATTCATTAACTGCGGCTGATCATGCTGGAGCCTATCAAATAGGGACACCTCACGTATTAAGTATTGCACCATTAATCGGTTCTCTTGAAATTTTTAAAGATGCCCGTATTGAAAGATTACGTGAAAAGTCATTACATATAACAAGATATATGCTTGATTTAATTCAATTGGAGTTAAATGATATGGGATTTACAATCGGAAATCCGCTAGAGGATGAAAAACGAGGCGGACATATTTATTTAGAACATGCTGAGGCGGCACGTATATGTAAAGCGTTAAAAGCAAATGGAGTGATTCCAGACTTTAGAGCTCCAAATGGAGTTAGACTTGCGCCAGTTGCTTTATACAATACGTATGAGGAAGTATGGAACTCTGTACAAACCTTAAAGAAAATTATGAAAAATGAAGAATATAAAAACTTTGAAAATAAGCGAGAGGTTGTGGCATAA
- a CDS encoding TetR/AcrR family transcriptional regulator, with the protein MKNTTLSTRKHRSLETKKKLLHSGYTIFIKNGFQKTTITQIIKHAETGYGTAYVYFKNKDALLVVLMEGVMNRFYDIADRSFSPQTKAEARDMIQNQVRAFLQLAQEERAILQVVEEAIRTSKEIRQKWDEIRERFVTRIIQDITHSLENELVRTKLNKEIVACGWFSMNEMFLWTIVQNDKKIDVEEIVYTLTEMYTTGLYK; encoded by the coding sequence TTGAAAAACACTACTCTTTCAACAAGAAAACACCGCTCCTTAGAAACGAAAAAGAAACTATTACATTCCGGTTATACTATTTTTATAAAAAACGGATTTCAGAAAACTACAATCACGCAAATTATTAAACATGCAGAAACTGGTTATGGAACAGCATATGTATACTTTAAAAACAAAGATGCTCTCCTCGTCGTTTTGATGGAAGGTGTGATGAATCGCTTTTATGATATTGCTGATCGCTCTTTTTCCCCTCAAACAAAGGCCGAAGCACGAGATATGATTCAGAATCAAGTGCGCGCTTTTTTACAGTTAGCACAAGAAGAAAGAGCTATATTGCAAGTTGTTGAAGAAGCAATAAGAACCTCAAAAGAAATACGTCAAAAATGGGATGAGATTCGCGAACGCTTTGTAACACGGATTATACAAGACATTACTCATTCCCTGGAAAATGAATTAGTACGAACTAAGTTAAATAAAGAGATTGTCGCATGCGGCTGGTTCTCTATGAATGAAATGTTCCTTTGGACAATCGTTCAAAATGATAAAAAAATTGATGTAGAAGAAATAGTGTATACATTGACGGAAATGTATACGACGGGGTTATATAAATAG
- a CDS encoding YczI family protein produces MIRITTFILAIIVMVYSIYSWNDNSKQSMLILQLLLGFMLAGMGVQNFKKDEKENKNLGIILLLASLFCIFVSLIKYFK; encoded by the coding sequence ATGATTAGAATTACCACATTCATACTCGCAATTATTGTAATGGTCTATTCCATCTATAGTTGGAATGATAATTCGAAACAAAGTATGCTTATTCTACAATTGCTTCTAGGATTTATGTTAGCTGGTATGGGGGTACAAAATTTTAAGAAAGATGAAAAAGAGAATAAAAATCTGGGGATTATTCTCTTACTTGCATCGCTATTTTGTATTTTTGTATCGTTAATAAAATATTTTAAATAA
- a CDS encoding DUF3977 family protein, whose product MKYIEIGIGNRWFVRTETENKDGTEFEERGIIKPIYFESLYVRIWLWKTCFIFDTREGFKKVRKSRAEYKFIVGMVSRLKQ is encoded by the coding sequence GTGAAGTATATTGAAATTGGAATCGGGAATAGGTGGTTCGTTCGAACAGAAACTGAAAATAAAGACGGAACTGAATTTGAGGAACGCGGCATTATAAAACCTATTTATTTTGAGTCTTTATATGTACGAATTTGGTTGTGGAAAACGTGTTTTATTTTTGATACGAGAGAGGGCTTTAAGAAAGTAAGAAAAAGTAGAGCTGAGTATAAGTTTATTGTTGGAATGGTGAGTAGGTTAAAACAATAG
- a CDS encoding helix-turn-helix domain-containing protein codes for MRNANVILLQTVIGNQKQIELQNGNKEKYTLNFHGKLQCYSMIEALEKTNGNVSLAAKLFAVPRSTFYKRMQKIRL; via the coding sequence ATGCGAAACGCAAATGTCATTTTATTACAGACGGTGATAGGAAATCAAAAACAAATTGAGTTACAAAATGGAAATAAAGAAAAATATACGCTGAATTTTCACGGAAAACTACAGTGTTATAGCATGATTGAAGCGCTAGAAAAGACAAACGGAAATGTTTCATTAGCTGCAAAATTATTTGCTGTGCCACGCAGTACATTTTATAAACGAATGCAAAAAATTAGGCTATAA
- a CDS encoding GNAT family N-acetyltransferase, producing the protein MIIKGQEFHINGLTYTIRSAAETDAEQLSKIRVQIDGETENMDREVGEGFIDTKGFQEIIKTDSKKTRNLFLVAEVHNRVVGFSRCEGSDLTRLSHKVEFGVCILKEFWGYGMGKCLLQQSINWADENAVKKIALQVLETNKKAIQLYKNLGFGVEGILKNDKKLSDGKYYNTVVMGRFTDTFHKRGEEICFTEGSTM; encoded by the coding sequence ATGATTATAAAAGGACAAGAGTTTCATATAAATGGATTAACTTATACAATTCGTTCTGCAGCTGAGACAGATGCAGAGCAGTTATCGAAAATACGAGTTCAGATCGATGGAGAAACTGAAAATATGGATAGAGAAGTTGGAGAGGGATTTATAGATACGAAGGGATTCCAGGAAATAATAAAAACGGATAGTAAAAAAACAAGAAATCTCTTTTTAGTTGCGGAAGTTCATAACCGTGTCGTTGGATTTTCGAGATGTGAAGGATCTGATTTAACGAGATTATCTCATAAAGTAGAATTCGGAGTTTGTATTTTAAAAGAGTTTTGGGGATATGGAATGGGTAAGTGCCTATTACAACAATCTATTAATTGGGCTGATGAAAATGCAGTGAAAAAGATAGCATTACAAGTGCTAGAGACAAATAAGAAAGCCATTCAGCTTTATAAAAATTTAGGTTTTGGGGTAGAAGGTATTCTAAAAAATGATAAAAAACTGTCGGATGGTAAGTATTATAATACGGTAGTAATGGGAAGGTTTACTGATACTTTTCATAAAAGAGGTGAAGAAATATGTTTTACAGAAGGAAGTACTATGTAG